DNA from Elaeis guineensis isolate ETL-2024a chromosome 2, EG11, whole genome shotgun sequence:
ttcaactacATTTATTTATTATCATTATTTTGCTATTGTTGTTATTATTTTCACTAAAGAACAGCACTGTATGTTTGCACAGGTGGTCGGCTAGAAGCGTTCCGGAGATTAGAAGCATACTGCTCTATGTGCGGGCATACCTGGTTCATGGAAGGAGTGGTGTATGATCCTTGTAATAACCCAAGAGCAATTTCCCTGTAAGCCGCCTCTGTTAGGTGCAATCCGTCCCAGCTAACGTACTTTGATGGATCGCTGCAGACTGTAAAACCTGGATCTCCGCACGGTACAGCAGAATTATTGGGACCGCCCCCTCCACAGCAGGCATCAAAAGGTTTCTCAAATCCTGCAGTCACCCTCAATCACTTTTAATCAAACTACGAGCTTCAAAGACAAGCTACTAGATCCTGGAACAGGCAATTGATACTATTTTATAGCTAACAATACCACGGCCTCGAAAGCAAAAGAGGCTGCAGTACAACACATGAAGGCTGTCATCTCATATCATTAGGGGCACAAAAAAGAAGGTTTAGCTTAAGGCAAGCATTAGTAGGCATCTTTTTCGGTCTCAATCATTGATTTAAGCTTATTCAAAGTATATGAAGtatttgaaatttgaaggttAAACCAATCATGGTTTATGATGCTATAATGAATTCATAAAGATTTAAGTTGCGTTTGGTATAATTCCTAATATAGAAAAAGAAAACTGATTTTTTTTGACTTGAATTATTCTTATagtaaaaatactttttaaattatattaccaaatattttattttaaaaatgttTAATGTTTTTagagaatataattttattatgccTAATATAGAAAAAGAAAACTGAATTTTTTTTGACTCGTCTTATTCTTATAGTAAAAGTACTTCTTAAATTATATTAccaaatatttgattttaaaaatatttaatgtttttaaaaaatataattttattttaaattataaaagcaCCTTCTTTTCTAGACTCATCATTCCACATAGGGCGAAGAAGATGCTAAAAatgcccatacaaaaaaaaaaaaaaaactcaccaaATTCACGTGGAGATCGGTAGATGCTCAACAACGCTTTGTAATAGTCGGCATAGATGATGGTGGCATTTGGATAAAGATGTCGAAGCTTGTCTAGTTCATCCAGGAGTAGCCGATTGTGATACTCTGAGAACTCATTCAGCCATTTGATACAACCCGTTTGTGGGTCGTAATATTCTGATGCTGGGCTTTGGAAAAGCATCAAATATAGTGGGACACATCCAATGGCAAAGTTACCTGGAACCACCAATGTCTTCGCCCCAAGTTCGATCAAGACCTAGCAATCAAAATGAAGAACcttggtaaagagagattagcaAGCATTCCTAAAAGAACAGAGAGCTTAGAAAGCACCACTACGGCACCACCAGATTCCATAAAAATATGGATTGTAGTGGTAAAAGTTTAAGattaagagagaaacaagcctacCTTTAGTGTCGAGGAAATGACAGAGATGACATCGGGAACAAAGGTCCGAATCTCGTCCACTGTTCTTCCTTGAATTAACGGCTCGTTGTAATCATTGCCTCCAATCTCTCCCATGAAGAAAAGCGAGCTGCTAAAGAGTCCTTGGCATTCTATCATGTGAACAAGAAATACAAGTGAATAATTTGCTTTTTTAAGCAACATAATTGGAATCTATAAACAGTATCCACGACAAAGATATATATATGCGATATGCTTTGGATGCTCCATCCCCCTTGCAAATAGTATGTCATTCGGGGGTTTAAAAATTCATGAAGTTCGTATTAGAGCAGTTACCAATAAATTCTTCCATTTACCCCTTCCTAGATGGACGATGGAGGGAGGGGCATTATCCATTTAAATTGTAAATAAGAACTGAGACAAGAGGATCCTCTCTCTTAATATCTTTTCATATTTGTTACAGATGTCTTAGCTAGAATTCTGAATCTTGCGGGACACTGGTCTCATTAAGATATTAACCGGATCTAACCTGTGCTTTTCAAATTTAAGAAGCCTCCACTTTGCCAAGTGAGGAGGAAAGCATCGTGGTAGTAAAAGCAGTCTTATTGGGTTTTGACAAAGCTTTAGGACTGAGGATAAATTTCCATAAGAGCTCAATGATGTGCATTAATACCAACAAGGAGGAACCCAAGTCATTCACCACATGGCTGAAGTCTAGAAGAGAGTCATTTCTTTTCAGCTATATTTGTCTGCCACTTAGTAATAAAAAGCTGCCAAAAATTGTTGGATACCGCTTACAGAAAAAATGGGTGGCGAACTTGCTTCGTAGAAGGATAAACTTCTTCGTTTGATTGGGATGTGTCAGATCACAGATCATGAGATAATCTAACgattcttaaaaaatatttatttaaaaatatgattatagagaaaaataatttttatcacattTAGTGGGTGAAAAAAATTACTCCGAAAaatgatattgaaaaaaattacaaTATTTGATTGGAGTTAATTCTATATgagaatatgataaaatttacaaatatatccttcaatataaaataattttttaatatcatatttatattgtcatctctatcaattttaatataatgactataatcacatagTCCTTTCTATAATatcatcttttttttaattttttttacaaaaattttttattgaataattttaaaaagatatcaGAATAAATTTAATGATTACATACGCAGTTTTATtgagaatatttttattaaatatgaaTTACTATCACTTGAAAAGTTATCAAATACTATGTTTCTATTGTATTTATTTTACCTTCCTTTTTcgaaaaataaatatggagacCATCGATTTTTTTACCatctctttctttcatttttcatacCAATCGTGATAATTTGACATGAGATTCATTTTCTTCATACTAGATTATCTCCAACTAAATGGTCCTAAGTTCTAAAGATAGATTCACCCTATTAATTCAATGTTAGCTGCTTTACCTTCATACTTCACGTCTGTATTTAAACTTCCACGTTGAGCAGGAAACAGAATAGACCCACTAAGAAAAGCCTTCTtataaaaagggaaagaaaatatTAGTGGCTTTCACAGTCTTGTAAATTGTGATAATGTATGCCATTACAAGAAAGAAGGTGGGGACTTGGCATCCAGAATATTTCAGATATGAGCCTCGCTTTGCTAGAAAAGTAGATGTAGAAGCTAATCAAAGGATCAGAAGCACGCTGGTGCAGGCAAATCATGAATGCTTATTACAGTAGAAGAAAGTTTGGGATTCCGAGTGAGGAGGACTTTTGTGAAGGTTTTATCTATGTGGAGGGATATCGGTAGAGATTTGTAGGCATTTTGGAATTGCACATCTTTCAAGATGGGGGATGGAGATAACATGAGACTTTAGGCGGACCAATGGTCGGACCCTGCCCCTTTTGCTTGCCTCTCTGTTTGGTGAGTTGTTTTCTTTTGGAAATGAAAAAGACAAAAATGGTGCATCCACCTTTATGGGCCTCTGTAATGGAGCATCTTTCGCATGCGACTCTTCTTCAAATGCGTGGAAGCTTACAAACAATGAAAATCTCGTGGTTAGTTCCTTCAACAAATTCATGGATAGAGGTAGGGTCCTCTGGCCTTTTCATAAAGCTATCTCGAAAGCGAAAGTACAAATCAAAATCGAAGTGATTATGTGGTTGGCCTTGAAAGATAATCTTAGTGCTCGTGAAGTGATGGCCTTGAAAGATAATCTGAAGCAATTTCTCATCTCTTGGTCAAGTGTCTCTTTGCAACAAGGTCATGGCTGGCCAAGAGACATTCGCGACCTTTGGATTGCTTGGAGAAAAAAAGAATCAAAAAGGAATTGAGGAGAGGATGGGACCACTTCACTATGGCGCTCTATTGGCACATATGTTTGGAATGGAACTCATCACGATTCTTTCACCTCCCATCAACTCTATGCTGTTTTAAGGCCCTTCTAAAATTCACCATCTGGGAGAACATTTACAATGGGAATTTCAACGAGAGCCATTAAGCCCTTGTTTGAggctcctctgttttttttttcctcccataTTTCGTTTTGTTTGGATTTTGTAGGAGCTACCGCTCGTTTTGAAATGCTACGGGAGCTTGTCGATTGTGGGTTATGAGTGTTGCCTAATATGAATTGGGGCACTTTTTCTCTATCATCCTgtattgtaaatttttttcattgaataAAATTGGGGGAAACATTTTGCTTCCTCCTtgtctctgaattaaaaaaaaaaaaattgttgaagAAGTTCCGGCAAATAAAAGGCGGAGGCCGAAGCAAATCCAACGATCTGCCGGTCAAACTTCAACTAAAAAGTAAGACGTGAACCCGTTGACCTCAACATGTTCTTGCCCCTCAGATCCATCTATTCCGGGTTGAACATCAGTACTCAGGATTTAGAGGGTTTACCTGAATCGGAGGAGCAGAGCGAAGGCAGCAGTTGCTTGAACCACTCGATCTGAGTCCCCAACGAGTACTCGGTCCAATTAACATTTAGACCCCTAGCCCTGAAGTAGTCGTTCTCCAGCGCAGTCGCCCCTCCCACGGCAAAGTTCGCCCCACGCCGGAAGCCATGATCGCCGGGTCCTGCCAGATACGGTGGCACGAGTGGGACTCCGATGGCTTGTGCTGCACCCACCACCATCACCATCACTCGTCGCTCATCATAACAAACACATGTTGACCAAAGAGTAACGACTACAGGCTATCGGAacggaggaaacaaagaaaaggaCGAGAATTAGGCACCAATAAAGTCGATGATAATTCGCCCGTCAGAGAACCGCCCGGTGGGATGATGGAAGTAAGTCTTGCcatacggaagccgggcttctgGGCCACAGTTGGTGTAGTTGAGAAAATTTCCGGTGTCGGTAATGGAGTCCCCGAAGCTAAAGATGGAGGTGTAGCAGGTGGTGGTCGGGTCGGCGtttgaaagaaagaggagagcgaGGAGGAGAGGGAGTGGAATCAATGGATGAGAGGTGGAGGAGGCCATCAGGAGTGGTTAAGAAGGTAAAGGAGGGCGTCACTTGCCAAAAAAAGAGAAGGGCGGTGATATAAGAAGGGGAAATACCGAATCTTGGGGCACCGGCCTTGGATTTTAGGGAGGACTTAGTCCACTCGTGCTCTGCCAGCGCATCTTCGGGATCTTTTTTGATTGATATGACTGATTGGATCTATTtagcattttttttaaaagatagccgtaccaacaaaaaagaaaaaaagaaattgtTGCTCACGGGAGCATGGGCCGATTATGGGCTGTGACAACCTCTCACAGGTCCAATTATTACTTAGAGCAGGCCCAATGAACCACATCAAATcacacggtggataacacgccgcaTTGCCCCATAAATTTCCGATTGCGCGTTATCCACCGCATATATATGCTCCACTATTTACCCTGGTCCACTTGGACCTGGTCTTTGCAATAATTTCTTGCCTCATAGACTCGAGGTTTCATTTTGACGGCATGGTTGTGGTTAAGAACCAGACCACCTCATGCAGCCTAGAGGGCCCAATAAGCAGCCGTGGGCCCTTGTAAATCAACAAATAAGCGGCCCAAGCGTCTCTCGGTGACCCACTTGGTAATTTAGCCTTTTAGGTTCAAATATCTATGTCCAAATAATCAGctcagatataaaatttttatgatttgttCAATTTAAACGGATCATACGATTCAATACGACTCATCCGATTTTGATACGTTTTTGACCAATCCAATTTAAGGGATATATTAGGGGCTGGTTAGCCGATCAGTTTCCGGTTCGATTGATTCTGACAATATTAATATCAATCTAAATTGAGAGGAATAGGGGTAGGATTTGAGGGTGGGTGGAGACTGTAGAGGGGGGTGGGGGTGGTTGATGCGGACGCGATCGGAATGTCAGAGGTGAGGAGAGCAGCGTGGGATGGGATGGAGGAGGGGGGATCGGACGGTCAAAAGAGATGGGCGCAGAAAAGGCCGGGGTGGGGTAGGGTGATGAAAACATGGTTTTGGGCCATGAactcttaattttaaattaaaaaaattaattcatgggTTGAAGTCATAAATTTTTGAATTCATAAATTGAATTCACGAATTCATCGTAAATTCGTGGCTTTAATCCatgaatttaaatatcaaaattcgTACTACATCTCCACATAGACTCAAAATTCATAGATTAAATCCACGAATTTATCCCACGTGGCCTCAAAATTCATATGTTGAACTCACGAATTTATCATACGTGACCTCTGAATggtaatttcaaaaataatttatcaactatgatattttaaaaatattttattaaaaaagattattaaaaaaaaaaaactattgttTGATGGCACAAGACTTCCGCTACTCCTGGCCTTTATCTTCACTCGAAGCACTGCTCAAAAGCTTTCGAGATTGTCCATACAATTTATTTGTAAAAAATAGAGCTTCAAAAAAGATGTTATCCAGCCTAGTTTATTATTCTCCAACTTttgaaaataaaacaaaataaacaaATGGGTCGGTAAAGGATGCAACGGTAAGTTAGTCTGCGAACAAATGGGCCTTCATGTTTCATGATTTGAAATGACAAACTATGTAGAGCCCAATATCACGAATGGCTACGATTCTGCAACGTCTTGCACACCTTGCCAAGTTTGGCGCATACATTATAGACATAGTAGCGTTTGCTTAAGGCATCAAAATCACATGACAAATACAATGGCATGCTTAAAGGTTCCATTTAACTGTAGAACAAGTGGGAGAGGATCTCCTACATGGAGGGTATCCTCTGAATTTTTTGCCAAATACCAAAGAAAGGGGGACATATGCTGTGCGGAGAGATCCCCTTAATGATACAAGTCTATTCGACCAAAATGGTGGAACAATCTTATACTGTGGATTCTTCCTATTTCTTTCAATTATCATTCTGTTCTTATCCATTCCATAAATGCCCAAAAAAGTGAAACCCCAATGTAGTCTTTATGATAAAATCCAAACTATTGTAAAGTTCAATATGCAGAGATATGACTACTCACTCCACTTATCTCTGCACCTTTTTCATAACTAGACACTAAAATACATACATATACTTCCCAAGAATAGGCCTTTTTCTTTAACAATAGAAGAAATATCACTTCCAACACTAATTCCGCAGCAAAATGCTCACAAAGCTTGATACCACGTGCTTAAAGCTGTCATGTTAAAttcggatatatatatatatatatatatatatatatatatatgataggcATAACGATGAATGCTTAAGGCATCTTAGTGACATACCAAATTTATCCACGGTGTCCTATAACGGAGAAAGAATGACCTACACATGTGTGTTAAAAAATCagcaattttcaaaataataGTTCATTGGCTTACAAAGTAGTGATAATATATCAACAAATGGTGGGACTAAATAATTCAATAAACAACATGGATCGTATAAcatttaacaataaaaattatgataataaatttaaaaatgcaAAAAGTAAAGTAGAGATAAAAAAAAGTTTGACACCTTGGCTGCTAGGCTGTGGTAAAGCCATCTTCCCCTTCTTCCTTctcgataaaaaaataataaataagcaTGCATataaaaaaaacataaaaatgcataaaaattagaagtaaaaattttaaatgttTATATGGTTGTGTCTCAAACCTAGCTTATTCTTCTCCGTGACTTGGAGTGGTCGTATAAACACGTCTTTGTTTTGAGAAAGTCTTATTTCTTCTCTTGCCTGggtaatctctctcttttttttttttttaactttcttaaattaacaaaaaaaaaaagtactccCTTTTATGActtcatataaatattgccatggtCTTAATTATCAAGAGATGGGTTTGTAATCATCCATCCCATCATGAATGGATGTGATTCagtgaaaaaaattatctatttgaGTCTAACATAAAAAGTGATTTTgctattttgattttaattttttataaatgaagTTCAATGATCCTATATTTATTATGTACAGATATGTGTATACATGTCTGtacgtgtgtatgtatgtatgtgtgtagatatatatatatatatatatatatatatatatatatatatatatatatatatatatatatatatatatatatattggatatGGGAAACAATATTAAGCCTCCAGTATGGCCAATAGTTCATCTAATTAATCGCTTCGGCTAATCTTTAATTCAGAACCAAAACAGGTTCAAGTACCCTACAGGTCCCTGCTAGTCCCAGTTAAGATGTCCGTCAAGTCTCGTTTTGGAGTAACTTGCAATAGTTCTCGATGGCATGTACCGTAAACGAGATGTGATGGAATGGAGCGGGCGACTCCTTCCTATTgcttatgtaaaatattttttttgataaaaaatatataaaatatatttaggatGCTTCATTCTCTCGTCATGGTAAATCTCATCTAATAAAAAAATGGATTCCTTCTTGCTTGCTTTACCGTATTTTCGATTCTAATTTATTAGATTATAATTTATCTacctttttttatagattttttatatttttatttattattattattattattattttattgatttattcttcttcttgtattCGAATTTGACTTTATGTTTTAATAAAGTATGGCTTGCTCCgattatcaaaaaagaaaaaaaaattcttaccaCCCTTggtattaaaaaaaagaaaatcttggAAGAACTCACTACTCGACTCATGTCCTCTCTCTCATTAAATGGTGTGCTCTCTGTCACATCTATGTACCAATTTCTCAACCATGCATGACAGATATGAGATATGCCCCATTGCTCTATCCCGTTGGATGGAAACGGCTTGTTTCACctcgccttcttcttcttcttttttttttcttctttttctttttttttttttttttgatacaaatatACGATTAAATCAATTTGGAATGAAAACAGTCTAAATgatcaatatataaaaaatcgCACAAAGATCTAGAACATTTATCACCCTGACGCTAAGTTCATCATCCAAAATAGTTCGTGACGAAGGATGCCATCGAATCCGTAGCACTGTTCGTCTCTCTATGGACATACTGAATGATCGATGTAGAGAGACCACCAAGAAAAGTCCAGATGTCATGAAGAAGAGAATGTACCATCTGATGCCTCAACTCGGACCGGATCCAATCGATGATAGTAGCCGAGTCACCTTCGATAAAAATCCTCACCGCCCGCAGCTTGTGATAAGCATAGGCGATGCCTGTCAGGCAGCATAAAACTCAGCACCCGGGACCGATGACTCAATCAGAGGATACCCCGTGGCAGCTAACAACTTGGAGTCCGAACTACGAATGACGAAGCCTACACCACCCCTACCATATTTAACATTGCCGTCGAAGTTAACTTTGACAAATCTCGAGGGTGGGGGCTCCAAAGATATTAGAAGTACCTGGCGGGTCACTGCACATGCAGCAAGGAAGTCCCAAGAGCTCGGGGAGTTAAGGAACTGGACAGCAGTATCAAAATGACTGTACTCGCTAGTGAGACAGCAGACTCTCTCAAGCACCCGTGAGCCGCACCACCTCAGCATCAAATTCTATTATAAAAATGGCCTATGGTAGCAGTTTAAAATCGCTGCCGTTGCCTACAATAGTGGTTGTCCAACTGTTGCCATTGCAGTTACTGCTGTTGGCCTACGATTGTGATTTTTTACTTATAGTAGCAGTTATATCAACCGCTACCATAAATAAGCTATGGCAGCAATTTTTTTAGCTACTGCAGTGGTTTCAAAACTGCTGTCGTAGCTAAAAGCTATAACAACAGTTATAACAATCGCTACCATGGCCGTATCTTTTGACTGAACAAAatgaccgaccgactgccgaccgACAGTCGGATGGCAAATGACAGCGGAGGCCTGCCGGTACTACTACAGAAAGGGCCTGTGGCAGCGTTTACAACTGTAGCGGTTTGAAAACCACTACCATAGAATCTACAGCAGTAGTTATACATAACCGCTGCCATAATTTTGACCTATAGCAGCAGTTATTCGTAACTGTTGCCACAGATTGCATATAGCAATAGTTATTACATAATCGTTGCCATAGATCAAAACCAATGACAGCGATTTCACATAACCACGGCCATACGTCTGATATATAGCAGTGATTAATCAACCACTGCTATAGGTTTGACCTATTGCAGTGGTTATGTGTAATCACAGTTATATCTCAAATTAATGGTAGCGGTTATAAATAACTACTACAATAGACCTATAGGAGCGGTTTTGTTTAACCGCTGCTATATagatagaatataaatttttttatatttttctctgaatatagtataaatttaaaatttaaaatttatcttcatcattcattatataaataattattgttaaagTGTCATAATAAAAGACCACCTCGATCCAATAACCTTAgcaatgtcgatcaataaaattcgatttcaACGATCACGAACGATCATAtaataatttgataaataaagatcatcgatggatccaaaaatttgcaatgatgatctcgatgatatttatagtgtactatcaaaattttacttcaatcagacattattatcatgatcaatttagtatataatgattttgatcattaaataaaaaatgagcgaTCAAAAAGCCAAACTGCatccgattaagatgattttttagataaataatctttgctactattttaatcatttgaaTGGTGGTCATCATAAAATATGAATTTCATGTATATGAACCATCAAAGAATGGATACTGAAGTTGCGAGAGGAGTTAGTTCGTATTTGTTTCGATCGAAGAATGGATACTGAAGTTGCACAAAATATTAATCAAAATCTAAAAAGTGCCACTTTAATAATTATTAGTCAAGAATCAAATAAATCTTATCCTTCAAATATGAGCTCATTCTTTTCTTGCAACTTCAGTATCCATTCCTCAATCGAAACAAATACGAGTTAGCTCCTTCTCTTGCAACTTTAGTATCCATTCTTCGATGGTTAATATACACATAATTttgattttatgatcaccatcattcaaatgattaaagtgatagtaaagatcatttatctaaaaaatcatcttaatcaaaCATAGTTTagctttttgatcactcattttttatttaacggtcaaaATTATCGCGTGCTAAATTGTCCattataatgatgtctgattgaagtaaaattttgataatatgctacaaatatcatcgagatcagtattgtaaatttttagatccattggaagtctctatctatcaaattatTATGCGGTCGTtcgtgaccatcgaaatcaaattttactgatcgacatagctaggactatcgAATCGATGCGGTCTTTTATCATGAcaatctaacaataattatttagataatcaacaataaagatagactttaaattctaaatttatgttatattcaaaaaaaaatataaaaaaaattatatttagactCCATAGCAGCGGTTGAgtaataaccactgctataggtaTATTGCAGTGGTTTTTAAAACCGCTGCCATAggtctatagcagcggttgccaCAATCATTATTAAATATCTATTGTACCAGTTAAGAACTACTACCGTTGACCTATAGCAGCGGTTTTAAAAACCGCtgccatagatttgaaaattttttcccCTTGTATCCTGTCTTCTTCATTTCacgcttttctctctctctcttctctaccCGAACCCTAACCCCCCCACTGCCAGCCCGTCCATCGCTGCCCCCTCTGTCTAGCACCGCCACCGGCTCCAGCCCCCTAGGCTCCGGCCCTCTTTAGCTACCACCCTCCTCCCTCTAGCGCTGCTCCCCTCCCTCGGCCCCGGTCTCTTTTGGCCCTGCACCCCACCTCCCTCGGCCTCGGCCACTGCTATCCTCCCTCTAGTGCCACCCCCTGCCACTAGCACCACCCCCTCCCTTGGCCTCGACCCCGACCCCCGTTGGCCACTGCCTCCCTCCCTCTAGCGCCACCCCCCTCCCTCGACCTCGGCCCCCTTTGGCCGCCGCACCCTCCCTCTAGTGCTGCCCCCGTCGCTGCCCCTTTTCCTCTTGCACTCCCCTTGTAAGAAGTATATAGGTGGGCCTTGGCTACCTCATCAAGATGTAAATAATCACCTCACTATTTAAGGCTTTAAATCCGGTTATAAAATTTGTTGGGATCAACATTGTGAGGGTAGGCCGCAAAGAGATGATCAACATGATGGGGGAGTGGAACAAATAGTTCGTGATATCTTTTCATTTGTTGGCCACAATGACGATACATCTGTGCCATGCTTGATCCAGTGGTTGGTGGAATGACAAACAGtgaggatgtggagaaggtcCGTAAGTTGATGGAGGATGCTAATGTTCCTTTGTATCCCGAGTGTGAAAAGATGGTGAAGCTTGAGCTCTTAATCCTATTGCACTAGTAACtctaaatttattccttatgtagCAAACACAAAGAGGTCATAAGAGTAAAATACGATGCTCTAAGCAtgcagaaaaagaagaaaatgcaTAGCAAAGAGTTTTCTGGGTGGTTCAAAGATCATGTAAGCGAGTATATATTTCTACTTTGTACATCCTGTTTAAACATATTTACAAATTAGGTGTCATATTCTTAAGTGTGGAGATTATCACTCGGTGATGTAAGCCATAAAGTGTATGCTCTATCAATGGGATCTAATCATACCATGCGTGAGTACAAACAGCTCGTCATCTACGGCTACAGGTTCAATATTCACAGTCGAGCCCAAAACATGGCAATATGAAATAGTGGCGTGATGTTGAGCACCACTACTAAATGCTATGCTAGCTCAAGGGATTCCAGCCT
Protein-coding regions in this window:
- the LOC105038495 gene encoding GDSL esterase/lipase At1g28570-like — encoded protein: MASSTSHPLIPLPLLLALLFLSNADPTTTCYTSIFSFGDSITDTGNFLNYTNCGPEARLPYGKTYFHHPTGRFSDGRIIIDFIAQAIGVPLVPPYLAGPGDHGFRRGANFAVGGATALENDYFRARGLNVNWTEYSLGTQIEWFKQLLPSLCSSDSECQGLFSSSLFFMGEIGGNDYNEPLIQGRTVDEIRTFVPDVISVISSTLKVLIELGAKTLVVPGNFAIGCVPLYLMLFQSPASEYYDPQTGCIKWLNEFSEYHNRLLLDELDKLRHLYPNATIIYADYYKALLSIYRSPREFGFEKPFDACCGGGGPNNSAVPCGDPGFTVCSDPSKYVSWDGLHLTEAAYREIALGLLQGSYTTPSMNQVCPHIEQYASNLRNASSRPPVQTYSAVL